A region of Cucumis melo cultivar AY chromosome 2, USDA_Cmelo_AY_1.0, whole genome shotgun sequence DNA encodes the following proteins:
- the LOC103502298 gene encoding membrane-anchored ubiquitin-fold protein 3, protein MPEDDLIDIKFRLYDGSDIGPFRYSSASTIDVLKQRIVSDWPKGKTITPKAASEVKLISSGKILENNKTVGQCKLPFGEFTGGVTIMHVVVQPSLAKAKTEKKTDNSQQKIVCSCSIL, encoded by the exons ATGCCGGAGGACGATTTGATTGACATTAAGTTCAGGCTCTACGATGGTTCTGATATTGGACCATTTCGATACTCGTCGGCATCCACGATTGATGTGCTTAAGCAGAGAATAGTATCCGATTGGCCCAAAG gAAAAACAATCACTCCGAAGGCAGCCAGTGAAGTAAAACTGATAAGCTCTGGAAAAATTTTGGAAAATAACAAAACTGTTGGTCAGTGTAAATTACCTTTTGGTGAGTTCACGGGAGGAGTCACCATAATGCACGTTGTTGTACAGCCATCCCTAGCGAAAGCTAAAACAG AGAAAAAGACTGACAATTCGCAACAAAAGATCGTCTGCTCCTGTTCCATACTTTGA
- the LOC103502297 gene encoding RNA pseudouridine synthase 7 isoform X1, whose protein sequence is MKSKRKREEESMSMGMGGIVWQTPANPPQRSDYIFQNGRRHVRPYYFEFIAHVKNRWAGKTIVDLFAEEFKGRPYEYYVDAVKCGRIQVDGEIVPVSYIVKSSQKISHFLHRHEPPVMAWGVKVLKEEAEVLTVCKPASVPVHPCGQYRKNTVVGILEAEHGLAPLFPIHRLDRLVSGLLILARNASKADLFRQQIESGLVKKQYIARVVGVFPEEEQVVDANINYNAREGRSTAEQMVDSSTDTPTKGKAAQTKFTRISSNGVHSIVLCEPITGRTHQIRVHLQYTGYPIANDALYLTKEASGRSVQKTTADRAAAISSCSPACDVEEDCANEWKENSSEDFSIDPMCTNCPNLAPKGYEGEEEGLWLHCVRYSGPGWIYECPYPEWASLE, encoded by the exons ATGAAGAGCAAGAGGAAAAGGGAAGAAGAGAGCATGAGCATGGGAATGGGAGGGATCGTATGGCAAACCCCTGCCAACCCTCCACAACGAAGCGATTATATATTTCAAAATG GGAGGCGGCACGTTAGGCCTTACTACTTCGAGTTCATCGCTCAT GTAAAGAATCGATGGGCCGGCAAAACTATTGTCGACTTGTTTGCTGAAGAGTTCAAAGGTCGACCTTACGAGTACTAT GTTGATGCTGTCAAATGTGGTCGCATACAAGTCGATGGGGAGATTGTTCCTGTTTCATATATAGTTAAATCATCTCAAAAGATAAGCCATTTCCTACATAG GCATGAACCTCCGGTAATGGCTTGGGGCGTGAAAGTTCTCAAAGAAGAAGCAGAAGTGCTCACCGTTTGCAAACCTGCATCTGTTCCA GTTCATCCATGTGGTCAATATAGGAAAAACACAGTTGTTGGTATACTTGAGGCAGAGCATGGTTTGGCACCTCTATTTC CTATTCATCGACTGGACCGCCTTGTCTCAGGACTTCTTATCCTTGCTAGAAATGCATCCAAAGCTGATCTTTTCAGACAACAG ATTGAGTCTGGGCTGGtgaagaagcagtatattgcAAGGGTAGTGGGTGTGTTTCCAGAAGAAGAg CAAGTGGTTGATGCTAATATAAACTACAATGCTCGAGAGGGAAGGAGCACAGCGGAG CAGATGGTTGATTCTTCCACTGATACGCCAACCAAGGGGAAGGCCGCCCAAACAAAGTTCACTCGCATCAGTTCCAATGGAGTCCACAGCATTGTTTTATGCGAACCAATTACCGGCCGAACTCATCAA ATCCGTGTGCACTTGCAATATACAGGGTATCCTATAGCCAACGATGCATTGTACCTTACAAAAGAAGCTTCTGGTCGTTCTGTGCAAAAAACAACTGCAGATAGAGCTGCAGCAATATCATCCTGTTCTCCGGCATGTGATGTTGAAGAAGATTGTGCTAATGAATGGAAAGAAAACTCGAGCGAAGATTTTagtattgatccaatgtgtACAAACTGTCCAAATTTGGCTCCAAAGGG AtacgaaggagaagaagagggtCTGTGGCTGCATTGTGTTCGGTACTCTGGACCAGGATGGATCTACGAATGCCCATATCCAGAATGGGCTTCACTTGAATAG
- the LOC103502297 gene encoding RNA pseudouridine synthase 7 isoform X2 translates to MKSKRKREEESMSMGMGGIVWQTPANPPQRSDYIFQNGRRHVRPYYFEFIAHVKNRWAGKTIVDLFAEEFKGRPYEYYVDAVKCGRIQVDGEIVPVSYIVKSSQKISHFLHRHEPPVMAWGVKVLKEEAEVLTVCKPASVPVHPCGQYRKNTVVGILEAEHGLAPLFPIHRLDRLVSGLLILARNASKADLFRQQIESGLVKKQYIARVVGVFPEEEQVVDANINYNAREGRSTAEMVDSSTDTPTKGKAAQTKFTRISSNGVHSIVLCEPITGRTHQIRVHLQYTGYPIANDALYLTKEASGRSVQKTTADRAAAISSCSPACDVEEDCANEWKENSSEDFSIDPMCTNCPNLAPKGYEGEEEGLWLHCVRYSGPGWIYECPYPEWASLE, encoded by the exons ATGAAGAGCAAGAGGAAAAGGGAAGAAGAGAGCATGAGCATGGGAATGGGAGGGATCGTATGGCAAACCCCTGCCAACCCTCCACAACGAAGCGATTATATATTTCAAAATG GGAGGCGGCACGTTAGGCCTTACTACTTCGAGTTCATCGCTCAT GTAAAGAATCGATGGGCCGGCAAAACTATTGTCGACTTGTTTGCTGAAGAGTTCAAAGGTCGACCTTACGAGTACTAT GTTGATGCTGTCAAATGTGGTCGCATACAAGTCGATGGGGAGATTGTTCCTGTTTCATATATAGTTAAATCATCTCAAAAGATAAGCCATTTCCTACATAG GCATGAACCTCCGGTAATGGCTTGGGGCGTGAAAGTTCTCAAAGAAGAAGCAGAAGTGCTCACCGTTTGCAAACCTGCATCTGTTCCA GTTCATCCATGTGGTCAATATAGGAAAAACACAGTTGTTGGTATACTTGAGGCAGAGCATGGTTTGGCACCTCTATTTC CTATTCATCGACTGGACCGCCTTGTCTCAGGACTTCTTATCCTTGCTAGAAATGCATCCAAAGCTGATCTTTTCAGACAACAG ATTGAGTCTGGGCTGGtgaagaagcagtatattgcAAGGGTAGTGGGTGTGTTTCCAGAAGAAGAg CAAGTGGTTGATGCTAATATAAACTACAATGCTCGAGAGGGAAGGAGCACAGCGGAG ATGGTTGATTCTTCCACTGATACGCCAACCAAGGGGAAGGCCGCCCAAACAAAGTTCACTCGCATCAGTTCCAATGGAGTCCACAGCATTGTTTTATGCGAACCAATTACCGGCCGAACTCATCAA ATCCGTGTGCACTTGCAATATACAGGGTATCCTATAGCCAACGATGCATTGTACCTTACAAAAGAAGCTTCTGGTCGTTCTGTGCAAAAAACAACTGCAGATAGAGCTGCAGCAATATCATCCTGTTCTCCGGCATGTGATGTTGAAGAAGATTGTGCTAATGAATGGAAAGAAAACTCGAGCGAAGATTTTagtattgatccaatgtgtACAAACTGTCCAAATTTGGCTCCAAAGGG AtacgaaggagaagaagagggtCTGTGGCTGCATTGTGTTCGGTACTCTGGACCAGGATGGATCTACGAATGCCCATATCCAGAATGGGCTTCACTTGAATAG